One stretch of Anaerolineales bacterium DNA includes these proteins:
- a CDS encoding ABC transporter permease, with translation MKKIFNIAWKDIKNRFSSPMEIMFFLVLPIIFTYLLSGTIGSGGRTYELIVVDQDQTSLSGQLIEELTPAGSMEIVLASSEESEALADAQDTAAILTIPTGFQERLYGGWPVDLALQEAGDEDAYDAAEQQVFAAVEQMSRVLLAANMSTAEYEKRGDFTDAAMRERYYDASFTSAEAAFDHLPQRVEIRTPDEGIVYERENATNVQASAGQLITWVFIPLLATAAVLADERTTGTLRRLFTTPTKRATFLLGTILGQLAAAWVQMTLLVVFGIYVLGIDWGNSIPGLVVLLLAFSLAATALGTLLGTLVRSTAQAGSLAPITGMVMALVGGCWYPGELFPDTVKTVNRFLPTTWALQGLNDLGLRRLGMVDILPEAGVLMVFAAVFFALAIWRFRYE, from the coding sequence ATGAAGAAAATATTCAACATTGCCTGGAAAGACATCAAGAACCGCTTCTCGAGCCCCATGGAGATCATGTTCTTCCTCGTCCTGCCAATCATATTCACCTACTTGTTGAGTGGAACGATCGGGTCAGGCGGGAGAACGTACGAATTGATCGTCGTCGATCAAGACCAAACTTCGCTGTCCGGTCAACTGATCGAAGAACTGACGCCGGCGGGATCGATGGAGATCGTGTTGGCTTCGAGCGAAGAATCGGAAGCGCTGGCTGATGCACAAGACACGGCTGCCATCCTGACCATCCCTACGGGTTTTCAGGAGCGCTTGTACGGCGGTTGGCCGGTCGATCTTGCCCTGCAAGAGGCGGGCGACGAAGATGCCTACGACGCAGCCGAGCAGCAGGTGTTTGCGGCTGTGGAGCAGATGAGCCGAGTGCTTCTGGCGGCAAACATGAGTACGGCCGAATACGAAAAGCGCGGAGATTTTACAGACGCCGCGATGAGGGAGAGATATTACGATGCGAGCTTCACCAGCGCTGAAGCTGCGTTTGACCATTTGCCGCAGCGCGTGGAAATCCGTACACCGGATGAAGGCATCGTCTACGAAAGAGAGAATGCCACTAACGTACAGGCCAGCGCGGGACAACTGATCACCTGGGTCTTCATACCGCTCCTGGCCACGGCGGCCGTGCTAGCCGACGAACGTACGACGGGCACGCTGCGGCGCCTGTTCACCACGCCGACCAAAAGGGCCACGTTCCTGCTGGGCACGATTCTGGGCCAGTTAGCGGCGGCCTGGGTGCAGATGACGCTGCTGGTGGTCTTCGGCATCTACGTGTTGGGGATCGACTGGGGCAATTCCATACCCGGTCTGGTCGTGCTGCTGCTCGCTTTCAGCCTGGCGGCGACCGCGTTGGGTACGCTGTTGGGAACGCTGGTGCGCTCCACGGCCCAGGCCGGCAGCCTGGCGCCGATCACCGGCATGGTCATGGCGCTCGTCGGTGGATGCTGGTATCCCGGAGAGCTGTTCCCCGACACGGTTAAAACTGTGAACCGGTTTCTGCCCACGACGTGGGCGCTGCAGGGCTTGAACGATTTGGGGCTGCGCAGGTTGGGAATGGTGGACATCTTGCCCGAAGCCGGGGTGCTGATGGTCTTCGCCGCCGTGTTCTTCGCGTTGGCGATCTGGCGCTTCCGCTACGAGTGA
- a CDS encoding ABC transporter permease → MFKLLAIGLKDLKVAFRDRVGWIMLAGPFVLTLAMAFVTGAFSVSAGEPAIQATSVVVVNEDEGELGRAMLSWLRDESMGSVIKVTTLFSAPQARADVDEGKYVAALILPTDFSQSMLEAKEVAESSLVELYVYPGQPIRVGIVRSLVERFLARVDAGVVSSKVAVGGLIGAGLIQPQEANDVGREIGEALVTAGSDAMAGITVQNQRVEEEDVAIQPLAILAPSMAMLFLMYTVSGIGGRSILAEREEGTLPRMLATPTEGAWILGGKVLGVVLVGVAQLAIVIGVTSLLFQLHWGDTLGVALMIVAAVFGAAGWGILLAAFARTAEQVSTMGTAMMLFFGLLGGSFFGGESFDGILGTIGKITPNAWAQEGFTILAGVGTLADVRGSIVGLVVMGSILFGVAVVVFRRRGLLRS, encoded by the coding sequence ATGTTCAAGTTATTGGCGATCGGATTGAAAGATCTGAAAGTGGCTTTTCGAGACAGGGTGGGATGGATCATGCTGGCCGGGCCTTTCGTGCTGACACTGGCCATGGCCTTTGTAACCGGGGCTTTCTCGGTCTCGGCGGGCGAACCCGCCATCCAGGCCACCAGCGTAGTAGTCGTCAACGAAGATGAAGGCGAATTGGGAAGAGCAATGCTGTCGTGGCTTCGCGACGAAAGTATGGGCTCGGTCATCAAAGTCACAACTTTGTTCAGTGCTCCGCAAGCCCGCGCCGACGTCGATGAAGGAAAGTACGTGGCGGCCCTGATCCTGCCGACGGATTTCAGCCAGTCGATGCTGGAGGCCAAAGAGGTCGCGGAGAGCAGCCTTGTGGAACTGTACGTGTATCCCGGGCAGCCCATCCGGGTCGGCATCGTGCGTTCGCTGGTCGAGCGTTTTCTGGCGCGCGTCGATGCGGGCGTCGTCAGCAGTAAAGTGGCAGTAGGGGGTCTGATCGGAGCCGGATTGATCCAGCCGCAGGAGGCGAATGACGTCGGCCGGGAAATCGGCGAAGCGTTGGTGACAGCGGGATCCGACGCAATGGCCGGGATAACCGTCCAAAATCAGCGCGTTGAGGAAGAGGATGTCGCCATTCAGCCGCTGGCAATACTGGCGCCGAGTATGGCCATGTTGTTTCTGATGTACACCGTTTCCGGTATCGGCGGGCGCAGTATTCTTGCCGAGCGCGAAGAGGGCACCTTACCGCGTATGCTGGCCACGCCGACGGAAGGCGCCTGGATCCTTGGGGGAAAGGTGCTCGGCGTCGTGCTGGTGGGTGTGGCACAGTTGGCCATCGTCATCGGGGTCACCAGTCTGCTCTTTCAACTTCATTGGGGAGACACGCTCGGTGTGGCGCTGATGATCGTGGCCGCCGTTTTTGGGGCCGCCGGCTGGGGCATTCTGCTGGCTGCATTCGCCCGCACGGCCGAACAGGTTTCGACGATGGGAACGGCCATGATGCTCTTCTTCGGGCTGCTGGGAGGTTCGTTTTTCGGCGGCGAAAGCTTCGACGGCATACTGGGCACGATTGGGAAAATCACACCCAACGCCTGGGCGCAGGAAGGGTTTACCATCCTGGCCGGCGTCGGCACGCTGGCGGACGTCCGCGGGTCGATCGTCGGCCTGGTCGTAATGGGAAGCATATTATTCGGCGTGGCGGTTGTCGTCTTCCGCCGCCGCGGTTTGTTGCGGAGCTGA
- a CDS encoding ATP-binding cassette domain-containing protein, with product MIEAQALTKRYNGTPDPAVDEVSFVVREGEIFSLLGPNGAGKSTTLSMLSCLLKPTSGDALIDGASILQASQKVKAVIGVVPQEIALYPKLTAYENLIFWGRLYGMGGKALRKRVDDVLDMTGLRERAKDRVETYSGGMQRRINIGVGLLHEPKVIYMDEPTVGIDPQSRRSILDTVKSLNEQGMTVLYTTHYMEEAQELSDRIGIIDHGEMIALGTQRELTELVGEQDVVEMHIAEETSRPEVVEALGRVPGVHQVQPLNGTLRLFVDDGNAILPALITAANTQDAKITSASIQEPNLEAVFLHLTGRALRN from the coding sequence ATGATTGAAGCACAAGCGCTGACCAAGCGCTACAACGGGACCCCCGATCCGGCCGTAGACGAAGTCAGTTTCGTCGTCCGGGAGGGGGAAATCTTCAGCCTGTTGGGGCCAAACGGTGCGGGAAAGTCGACGACACTCTCGATGCTCTCCTGCTTGCTAAAGCCCACCAGCGGTGACGCACTAATTGACGGCGCATCGATCTTACAGGCATCGCAGAAAGTCAAAGCGGTCATCGGCGTCGTGCCGCAGGAAATCGCGCTCTATCCGAAGCTGACGGCCTACGAAAATCTGATCTTCTGGGGCCGGCTTTACGGGATGGGGGGCAAGGCGCTGCGCAAGCGCGTCGACGATGTGCTCGACATGACCGGATTGCGCGAACGGGCGAAGGACCGTGTGGAGACCTATTCGGGCGGCATGCAGCGTCGTATCAACATCGGCGTCGGCCTGCTGCACGAACCGAAGGTGATTTACATGGACGAGCCCACGGTCGGGATCGACCCGCAAAGCCGCCGCAGCATCCTCGATACGGTGAAATCGCTCAATGAGCAGGGCATGACCGTGCTTTATACGACCCACTACATGGAAGAAGCCCAGGAGCTCAGTGACCGCATCGGCATCATCGACCACGGCGAGATGATTGCCCTGGGTACGCAGCGTGAGTTGACGGAATTGGTCGGCGAGCAGGATGTGGTCGAAATGCACATCGCCGAGGAAACCAGCCGGCCGGAAGTTGTCGAGGCTTTGGGGCGCGTGCCTGGCGTGCACCAGGTGCAGCCGCTCAACGGCACCTTGCGGCTTTTCGTTGACGACGGCAACGCCATCCTTCCGGCGCTGATCACCGCCGCTAATACGCAGGATGCGAAGATCACATCCGCCTCGATCCAGGAACCCAATCTCGAAGCCGTGTTCCTGCACCTGACCGGCCGGGCGCTGCGGAACTAG